One genomic segment of Planctomycetaceae bacterium includes these proteins:
- the pduL gene encoding phosphate propanoyltransferase has translation MVSAAAIQRSDVERIVRDVLARHSGRRSAVAGGIPVLRGSGTNAAEIASAADRSPLVVNISARHVHLTQQHVEILFGRGATLTPQKDLYQTGYYAAEETVAVVGPRRRMIPNVRVLGPCRGDSQVELAFTDGISMGIDLPVRISGNVQGTPGCILVGPKGVVELPQGVIRAMRHVHMGPADLLYYGVADQDTLHLRVESPGCTTVLEDLVVRAGDNIKLEVHLDTDEGNAVNLENATKVELVKPAPCRCQH, from the coding sequence GTGGTATCAGCGGCAGCGATTCAGCGAAGTGATGTCGAGCGAATTGTGCGTGACGTACTCGCTCGCCATTCCGGCAGACGGAGCGCCGTCGCCGGAGGAATTCCCGTACTTCGCGGCAGTGGAACAAACGCAGCGGAGATCGCCTCGGCGGCAGACCGCAGTCCGCTCGTCGTGAACATCTCAGCGCGGCATGTTCACCTGACTCAGCAACATGTGGAGATTCTGTTCGGACGCGGGGCAACACTGACACCTCAAAAGGACCTGTACCAGACCGGTTACTACGCTGCGGAGGAGACGGTTGCGGTTGTCGGTCCTCGTCGACGAATGATCCCAAACGTTCGAGTGCTGGGGCCGTGTCGGGGCGATTCGCAGGTGGAACTTGCCTTTACTGACGGCATCTCGATGGGCATCGACCTGCCGGTGCGAATCAGCGGAAATGTCCAGGGAACGCCGGGGTGTATTCTGGTGGGACCAAAGGGAGTCGTGGAATTGCCTCAGGGCGTGATTCGCGCCATGCGTCACGTGCATATGGGGCCGGCGGACCTGCTGTATTACGGCGTTGCCGACCAGGACACACTTCACCTTCGCGTCGAATCGCCGGGCTGCACCACAGTTCTGGAAGATCTGGTCGTGCGTGCGGGAGACAATATCAAGCTGGAGGTCCACCTGGACACAGACGAAGGCAATGCCGTCAATCTGGAGAATGCCACAAAAGTGGAACTTGTGAAGCCGGCGCCGTGCCGCTGTCAGCACTAA
- a CDS encoding BMC domain-containing protein, giving the protein MAKTMEALGLIETKGFVCMLEAVDSMLKAANVEMIGWDKVGSGLVTAFIVGDVAAVKAAIDAGAQAASKLGEVVSVEVIPRPHEELIGILPKRRTAAK; this is encoded by the coding sequence ATGGCAAAAACAATGGAAGCACTGGGATTGATCGAAACGAAGGGCTTCGTCTGTATGCTCGAAGCCGTCGATTCGATGTTGAAGGCAGCCAACGTCGAGATGATTGGCTGGGACAAGGTCGGCAGCGGTCTGGTGACAGCATTTATCGTCGGTGACGTGGCGGCTGTCAAAGCGGCGATCGACGCCGGCGCTCAGGCGGCATCCAAGCTGGGTGAAGTCGTCAGCGTGGAAGTCATTCCCCGCCCCCATGAAGAACTGATCGGGATTCTTCCCAAGCGCCGCACCGCGGCAAAGTAG
- a CDS encoding BMC domain-containing protein has product MSEAIGMIETKGLVAQIQASDAMLKAANVTLVKQVQIGGAYVTTIIRGDVGSVRAAVDAGASAASQTGELVSAHLIPRPDQALLDQFV; this is encoded by the coding sequence ATGTCAGAAGCAATTGGCATGATTGAGACAAAGGGTCTCGTCGCACAGATCCAGGCATCCGATGCGATGCTGAAAGCCGCCAACGTGACCCTTGTCAAACAGGTTCAAATCGGCGGGGCGTACGTAACAACCATTATTCGCGGCGATGTCGGCTCCGTTCGGGCCGCTGTCGACGCGGGAGCATCGGCTGCTTCGCAAACCGGCGAACTCGTCAGTGCTCATCTGATTCCCCGGCCGGACCAGGCACTGCTGGACCAGTTTGTCTAG
- a CDS encoding acetate/propionate family kinase encodes MKVLVANLGSTSFKYRLFDLSDESQLARGGIDRIGEPESHCAVEIGDYKTESRQHVPDHAVAVAICLNQLTDPARGCLSSVSDVAGIGFKAVFAGRLSGVRLVDEELLERMEALSEIAPAHNPPYVRAMRQLRQAFPEIPLVAALETGFHETIPFEHRAYAVPYKWYTDYEIRRWGFHGASHRFISGRVAELLGREDLKVISCHLGGSASVCAIHSGTSLVTSMGMSPQGGLPNNNRVGDFDAYAIPVIMKATGLTFEQVLEEMSSKGGLLGVSGLSGDCRDLEVAAADGHDRAEMALRLFEASIRSHVGSYLALLGGTDVIVFTGGIGENSERIRSNVCRNMEWAGIRLDDSRNSAVCRGKEACLSSDDSQVQVWVVPTNEELVVARQTAAAIGGNRT; translated from the coding sequence ATGAAGGTTCTTGTCGCAAATCTTGGTTCGACAAGCTTTAAGTACCGGCTGTTCGATCTCTCGGACGAGTCTCAGCTTGCGCGCGGGGGAATCGACAGGATTGGGGAACCGGAAAGTCATTGTGCAGTCGAAATCGGTGACTATAAGACTGAGAGCCGGCAGCACGTGCCTGATCACGCCGTTGCTGTGGCAATCTGTCTGAACCAGCTCACCGATCCGGCTCGCGGATGTCTGAGTTCCGTCAGTGACGTCGCTGGCATCGGCTTCAAGGCCGTGTTTGCGGGAAGACTCAGCGGCGTTCGACTCGTCGATGAGGAACTTCTTGAACGGATGGAAGCGCTGTCCGAGATCGCTCCTGCACACAATCCCCCTTATGTCAGGGCGATGCGGCAATTGCGGCAGGCGTTCCCGGAAATTCCTCTTGTGGCAGCCCTGGAAACCGGGTTTCACGAGACAATACCGTTCGAACATCGTGCATACGCAGTTCCCTACAAATGGTACACGGACTACGAAATCCGCCGATGGGGATTTCATGGAGCCAGTCACCGGTTCATTTCCGGTCGAGTCGCGGAATTGCTCGGTCGGGAGGACTTGAAGGTCATTAGCTGTCACCTTGGCGGCAGCGCGTCCGTTTGTGCGATTCACAGTGGGACGAGTCTTGTAACCTCAATGGGAATGAGCCCGCAGGGAGGATTGCCCAACAACAATCGCGTCGGCGATTTTGATGCCTACGCGATCCCTGTAATCATGAAGGCCACGGGGCTGACTTTTGAGCAGGTGCTGGAGGAAATGAGTTCCAAAGGCGGATTGCTGGGAGTCAGTGGTCTGAGCGGAGACTGCCGCGATCTGGAAGTCGCCGCGGCAGACGGTCATGACCGCGCGGAGATGGCTCTCCGGCTTTTTGAAGCGTCGATCCGTTCGCATGTGGGTTCCTATCTGGCACTACTTGGCGGCACAGACGTGATCGTTTTTACCGGAGGTATTGGAGAAAACAGCGAACGCATCCGGAGCAACGTCTGCCGCAATATGGAATGGGCAGGAATTCGGCTGGATGACAGCAGGAACTCGGCAGTCTGCAGAGGGAAGGAAGCGTGCCTCAGCAGTGATGACAGCCAGGTTCAGGTTTGGGTAGTCCCGACAAACGAAGAACTGGTGGTTGCTCGTCAGACAGCCGCTGCGATCGGCGGCAACAGGACATAA
- a CDS encoding EutN/CcmL family microcompartment protein: MPRRTPSSTDSTASRQRQPKAQVMFLARITGSVVSTQKVGELVGQKLLIVEPLRVNEKDQSDLQPTGRSFVCVDTVGAGHGEVVLCVQGSSARFTPTTKTLPIDAAIVGIIDSVRVHEKTIFDSRSA, translated from the coding sequence ATGCCGCGACGCACGCCATCTTCAACAGATTCCACCGCTTCCCGGCAACGGCAACCAAAGGCTCAGGTCATGTTTCTGGCACGGATTACAGGCAGTGTCGTTTCGACTCAAAAGGTCGGTGAGCTGGTTGGTCAGAAACTGCTGATCGTTGAACCACTGCGTGTCAACGAAAAGGACCAAAGCGATCTTCAGCCTACGGGTCGATCGTTTGTGTGTGTGGATACCGTCGGGGCCGGACATGGAGAAGTCGTGTTGTGTGTCCAGGGCAGCAGTGCCCGCTTTACGCCGACAACGAAGACCCTGCCCATCGATGCGGCAATCGTGGGCATCATCGATTCCGTGCGGGTTCATGAAAAGACAATCTTTGACAGCCGCTCCGCGTAG
- a CDS encoding aldehyde dehydrogenase family protein — protein MQASEAAVRQIVQEVLSQLSDRTESRNGTSALSRSNDNHWGVFNDVDAAVTAAQEGFEQLSQASMEQRKRAIQIVKDICDEQAEELGRMELAETRIGRLDHKIAKLRAIRVVPGVEALRTDAVSGDLGLTVTEYAPFGVIGAITPVTHSLPTLAGNFVNMVAAGNSLVINPHPSGAKIAAEGVRRFNRAIYQATGLRNLATIIGSPTIESAQAIFDHRGVRLLVVTGGPAVARAALRSPKRAIVAGPGNPPVVVDGTADPDSAARSIVAGAAFDNNLLCIGEKEVFAVRDIFDSLMEAVGNNGGYRLNAQQVRQFTEKAFAPPSDPGGHHVLNRDYIGRDPSWLAAQIGIDVPANTQILYGETDEHNPFVSEEQMMPFVPFVRCNCADHAIALAKKYEHGFGHTAIIHSKDVKTITKMGRIMNTTLFVKNGPSMAGLGLGGEGFLSFSVATPTGEGVTSPMTFTRQRRCAMVEDLRII, from the coding sequence ATGCAGGCATCAGAAGCAGCAGTTCGACAGATCGTCCAGGAGGTTCTCAGTCAATTGTCTGACCGGACCGAATCGCGGAACGGAACGTCGGCACTCTCTCGATCGAATGATAACCACTGGGGCGTGTTCAACGATGTCGATGCGGCAGTGACGGCGGCTCAGGAAGGATTCGAGCAGCTCAGCCAGGCATCAATGGAGCAGCGGAAGCGGGCCATACAGATCGTCAAGGACATCTGTGATGAACAGGCCGAGGAACTCGGCCGTATGGAACTGGCCGAGACAAGAATCGGACGTCTGGATCATAAGATTGCAAAACTGCGCGCTATCAGGGTTGTGCCGGGAGTTGAGGCACTGCGAACAGATGCAGTGAGCGGCGATCTGGGCCTGACGGTCACGGAATATGCTCCGTTTGGCGTCATCGGAGCGATCACGCCAGTCACTCACTCGCTGCCAACGCTGGCGGGCAACTTTGTCAACATGGTGGCGGCCGGGAACTCGCTGGTCATTAACCCGCATCCCAGTGGAGCAAAGATAGCCGCGGAAGGCGTGCGCCGCTTCAACAGGGCCATCTACCAGGCGACGGGGCTTCGAAATCTGGCAACGATTATCGGCAGTCCCACAATTGAGTCTGCTCAGGCAATCTTTGACCATCGCGGTGTCCGGCTGTTGGTCGTGACAGGTGGCCCTGCCGTTGCGCGGGCCGCCCTGCGAAGTCCCAAGCGGGCCATCGTTGCCGGTCCGGGTAATCCTCCCGTCGTCGTGGATGGAACCGCCGATCCCGACAGCGCTGCGCGATCGATCGTTGCGGGGGCGGCGTTTGACAACAACCTATTGTGCATTGGCGAAAAAGAAGTGTTTGCGGTCAGGGACATCTTCGACTCGCTGATGGAGGCTGTCGGCAATAACGGCGGCTATCGGCTGAATGCTCAGCAGGTCCGGCAGTTCACCGAGAAGGCGTTTGCGCCTCCGAGTGATCCAGGCGGTCACCATGTCCTGAATCGCGACTACATTGGCAGGGATCCGTCGTGGCTGGCCGCTCAGATCGGGATTGACGTTCCTGCAAACACGCAGATCCTTTATGGCGAGACGGACGAGCACAATCCGTTTGTCAGCGAGGAACAGATGATGCCCTTTGTGCCGTTTGTGCGATGTAACTGTGCTGACCATGCCATTGCTCTTGCGAAGAAATATGAGCATGGCTTCGGACATACGGCCATCATTCATTCCAAAGACGTGAAGACCATCACGAAGATGGGACGAATCATGAACACGACACTGTTCGTTAAGAATGGACCGAGCATGGCTGGGCTGGGACTTGGCGGGGAGGGCTTCCTGTCCTTCAGTGTCGCGACACCAACCGGCGAAGGAGTGACCAGCCCCATGACATTCACGCGTCAGCGCCGTTGTGCAATGGTGGAAGATCTGAGAATCATCTGA
- a CDS encoding EutN/CcmL family microcompartment protein has protein sequence METARVLGNATATVRHPSLDGWRLIVLQPLDINNQADGFPILAIDELGVARNSLVFFTSDGSSIREMVGRNDCPVRFAVQGIIDNS, from the coding sequence GTGGAAACCGCGAGAGTCCTTGGCAATGCAACGGCAACCGTCAGGCATCCGTCACTCGACGGATGGCGACTGATCGTGCTGCAGCCGCTGGATATCAATAATCAGGCGGACGGCTTTCCCATCCTTGCGATAGACGAACTCGGCGTGGCCCGGAATAGTCTGGTGTTCTTCACAAGTGATGGCAGCAGTATCAGAGAAATGGTTGGCAGGAACGACTGTCCGGTGCGATTCGCTGTTCAGGGAATCATCGATAATTCATAG
- a CDS encoding EutN/CcmL family microcompartment protein, producing the protein MECIGTVTLSRCHASLNGATWKLAVPLMHGGLCGSESGRTEPVVVFDELGAGIGSLMAVSESAEAAAAFYPDTMPIDAYDAAIIDNLNIDRN; encoded by the coding sequence ATGGAGTGTATCGGAACAGTGACTCTGTCACGGTGTCACGCATCGCTGAACGGCGCGACATGGAAACTGGCGGTTCCGCTGATGCATGGCGGACTGTGCGGCAGTGAATCCGGACGCACGGAGCCAGTCGTGGTATTTGACGAACTGGGAGCCGGCATCGGCAGTCTGATGGCTGTCAGCGAAAGCGCCGAAGCGGCTGCGGCATTCTACCCGGACACAATGCCCATCGACGCTTACGACGCGGCAATCATTGACAACCTGAATATCGACCGGAATTGA
- a CDS encoding class II aldolase/adducin family protein — MPNQWNSGIHDRALKEEICEIGRRVYNKGFAAANDGNISIRVGDNEVLCSPTMICKGFMKPEDICAVDMTGKQIAGKRKRTSEVLLHLEIMRHRPDVKAVVHCHPPHATAFAVAGEPIPQCILPEVEVFMGEVPIAPYETPGDQRFAETVTPFLKATNTIILKNHGTVSFGKDLTEAYWKTEILDAYCRILLLSKQLGPVQYLNEQKNRELLDLKKKLGFDDPRFHNENCDLCGNSAFREGYREQIPVQRAFPKAPDYPGYLQEPCGATCETSPAADEDLVQMITNQVLAALGK, encoded by the coding sequence ATGCCAAATCAATGGAACAGCGGAATTCACGATCGAGCGTTGAAGGAAGAAATCTGCGAGATCGGTCGGCGCGTTTACAACAAGGGCTTCGCAGCAGCCAACGACGGAAATATCAGTATTCGCGTTGGAGACAACGAGGTCCTGTGTTCGCCGACAATGATCTGCAAGGGCTTTATGAAGCCCGAAGACATCTGCGCGGTGGATATGACGGGGAAGCAGATCGCAGGAAAACGCAAGCGGACAAGTGAGGTTCTGCTGCATCTGGAAATCATGCGCCACCGGCCGGACGTAAAGGCGGTTGTGCATTGTCATCCCCCGCATGCCACGGCCTTTGCGGTCGCCGGGGAACCCATTCCGCAGTGTATCCTGCCGGAAGTGGAAGTGTTTATGGGCGAAGTTCCGATCGCTCCTTATGAAACTCCCGGTGACCAGCGCTTCGCCGAGACTGTGACGCCGTTTTTGAAGGCGACCAACACCATCATCCTGAAGAACCACGGCACCGTGAGTTTCGGAAAGGATCTGACGGAAGCCTATTGGAAGACGGAAATCCTGGACGCTTATTGCCGGATTCTGCTGCTGTCGAAGCAACTGGGGCCGGTTCAGTATCTGAATGAGCAGAAGAACCGGGAACTGCTGGATCTGAAGAAGAAGCTGGGCTTTGACGATCCGCGTTTCCACAACGAAAACTGCGACCTGTGCGGAAACAGTGCGTTTCGGGAAGGGTATAGGGAGCAGATTCCCGTGCAGCGGGCGTTTCCGAAGGCACCGGACTACCCCGGTTACCTGCAGGAGCCGTGCGGCGCAACCTGCGAAACATCACCGGCCGCAGACGAGGATCTGGTTCAGATGATCACAAATCAGGTGCTGGCAGCGCTCGGAAAATAG
- a CDS encoding lactate/malate dehydrogenase family protein, whose protein sequence is MKVSIIGGGGLVGSCAGFALQMGRIVREIALVDVNLELCEGQALDLLHGSSLVAPQRITAGGTEQVVDSDVVVITAGLRRKPDESRLDLINRNVALFRNILADIRVHGIRKDAIVLVVSNPVDVLTYLAVKDLSLPAGQVIGLGTVLDTTRLRSMLAQRINVASTQVDVTIFGEHGDSMVPVWSAAQVANLPLEKFPGVTPALIAEVEKKTRGSGAEVIKKKGGAGFAVGVSIADVVHSIALDDDRILPISSLQNGAYGLNDVCLSVPTVVGRSGVKSHIEIDLWSKEKTALARSGSVLRETIDKVLKG, encoded by the coding sequence ATGAAAGTCAGTATTATCGGCGGCGGAGGATTGGTCGGTTCGTGTGCCGGGTTTGCTCTGCAGATGGGGAGGATCGTCAGGGAAATCGCCCTGGTCGATGTGAATCTTGAACTCTGCGAAGGTCAGGCTCTGGATCTGCTGCACGGTTCGTCACTTGTCGCTCCCCAGAGAATCACGGCGGGCGGGACGGAGCAGGTTGTTGACAGCGATGTCGTCGTGATCACGGCAGGGCTGCGCCGAAAGCCGGATGAAAGCCGGCTGGACCTGATCAACAGAAACGTGGCGCTGTTCCGGAACATTTTGGCCGACATCAGGGTTCACGGGATTCGGAAGGACGCGATCGTTCTTGTCGTGTCCAATCCTGTCGATGTTCTGACATACCTTGCCGTGAAGGATCTTTCTCTTCCGGCGGGGCAGGTCATCGGTCTGGGTACCGTGCTGGACACGACACGACTGCGAAGCATGCTGGCTCAGCGAATTAACGTCGCATCAACACAGGTCGACGTGACGATATTCGGTGAACACGGCGACAGCATGGTACCGGTCTGGTCGGCGGCTCAGGTTGCCAACCTGCCACTGGAGAAGTTTCCCGGAGTCACCCCGGCGCTGATTGCCGAAGTGGAAAAGAAGACTCGCGGCAGCGGTGCGGAAGTCATCAAGAAGAAGGGGGGAGCGGGCTTTGCCGTCGGTGTTTCGATTGCCGATGTTGTTCACAGCATCGCTCTGGATGACGACCGCATCCTGCCGATCAGCAGTCTTCAGAACGGAGCGTACGGGCTTAACGACGTGTGCCTGTCGGTTCCAACCGTCGTGGGTCGGTCGGGCGTAAAGAGCCACATTGAGATCGACTTGTGGTCGAAGGAAAAAACCGCTCTGGCCAGGAGCGGCAGTGTTCTTCGCGAGACAATCGACAAAGTGTTGAAGGGATAG
- a CDS encoding iron-sulfur cluster assembly accessory protein has translation MSVTLTENAASEIKRVMQEQNRPELKYVRVGVVGGGCSGFQYAFDFTNSYDETTDLISEHHGVGVVVDKKSDLFLDGTTIDFYTGLEKRGFTFNNPNAVKSCGCGSSFSA, from the coding sequence ATGAGCGTTACTCTTACGGAAAATGCCGCCAGCGAAATCAAGCGCGTGATGCAGGAACAGAACCGCCCGGAACTGAAATACGTTCGCGTTGGCGTGGTCGGCGGCGGCTGCAGTGGATTCCAATATGCATTCGACTTCACGAATTCCTATGACGAAACGACCGACCTGATCTCCGAACACCATGGTGTGGGTGTCGTCGTCGATAAGAAAAGCGATCTGTTTCTGGACGGCACGACGATCGACTTCTACACCGGCCTCGAAAAACGCGGCTTCACGTTTAACAACCCGAACGCCGTAAAAAGCTGCGGATGCGGCAGCAGCTTTTCGGCATAG
- a CDS encoding thioredoxin domain-containing protein yields the protein MSLVGCEVSAPLVEADAAPDAVVEQIAVASDGSVQHRQIRLSEALADPDRIVLVDFRADWCGPCRQLDPELQSIAVEFPDQVLVVTVDVDLHIGLAQYFQVSTIPDVRYFRSGKAVGGMLGFRDAAGIVSRLNLK from the coding sequence ATGTCGTTGGTCGGCTGCGAAGTTTCGGCGCCGCTGGTAGAAGCGGACGCCGCGCCTGATGCGGTCGTTGAGCAGATCGCGGTTGCCTCTGACGGAAGCGTCCAGCACAGGCAGATTCGCCTTTCAGAAGCCCTGGCGGACCCTGACCGCATTGTTCTGGTTGACTTCCGTGCCGACTGGTGCGGGCCTTGTCGACAGCTAGACCCGGAACTGCAATCTATTGCCGTTGAGTTTCCGGATCAGGTACTGGTCGTCACGGTCGACGTGGATTTGCACATTGGTCTGGCGCAGTATTTCCAGGTGAGCACCATTCCGGACGTGCGTTACTTCAGGAGCGGAAAGGCGGTCGGTGGAATGCTTGGATTTCGTGATGCTGCCGGAATCGTTTCTCGGCTGAATCTGAAGTAG
- the selD gene encoding selenide, water dikinase SelD, with protein sequence MQERLSSRHVVLLGVGHTNAHVVRMWGMNPVPDADLTCISEFGVATYSGMLPAVLARQRPRHEMEIDVVRLCRSVNARLILGQVTGIDHSRREILFNDRPAIPFDVLSVGIGSVPTTDGVAVRGSSMVAIKPMQTFQNRLAACIASLPGADAGEPLRLTVVGSGVAGVEIAFCAPAFIRTLTQRPLKLIMVTRSDSIMPGVTQGTRRRTEQHLQHRGIEVTCGRTVTAVEPGHVVLDDGTTRDADVVIWATGAAAPPILRCLDLPTSQQGFLLTDASLQCLDTPSVFAVGDSGTIQGAELPKAGVYAVRQGPVLWENLQRALSNRPLTSYVPQRSFLKLINLGDGTAIGQWKGLSFSGGWVWKLKDSIDTRFMEMYRPKGSMLHDGLPMQCRGCGCKLEADALDRALANTVSPDDAAEIGGDDSGQLLASTDFFSSPFDDPWLFGRVAALHAASDLVASGAAVTHALANVVVPEGSSRDQQRVLRDFLSGARREFSAMRAEVVGGHTIVGPRFEAGFTVFGRTIGTTPLRKNALRAGDQLWLTKSLGIGILLAAHMRSRCSAAHYESVIRTMLQPQHALAAAAVRSGVAAATDVTGFGLAGHLLEMLHASRLAADLWLTALPLLDGVAELVSQGIESSLAPGNRVRESQIAVTDTVRADPRYAVLFDPQTCGGLLLGVPQQNAADFQSAMVTAGFEDCVRIGEVRGSDAATALIAIR encoded by the coding sequence ATGCAGGAACGCCTGAGCAGCCGGCATGTGGTACTGCTGGGAGTCGGACACACAAACGCTCACGTCGTACGCATGTGGGGCATGAATCCCGTTCCGGACGCCGACCTGACGTGCATTTCAGAATTCGGCGTCGCGACATATTCCGGAATGCTGCCTGCGGTGCTGGCCCGTCAGAGACCCCGGCATGAAATGGAGATTGATGTTGTGAGGTTGTGCCGGTCGGTGAACGCTCGGCTGATCCTCGGACAGGTCACGGGCATCGATCATTCTCGGCGGGAAATTCTGTTCAACGACCGACCGGCCATTCCCTTCGACGTGTTGTCTGTTGGAATCGGTTCCGTGCCGACGACCGACGGAGTCGCGGTCCGCGGAAGTTCGATGGTGGCGATCAAACCGATGCAGACCTTCCAGAACCGGCTTGCGGCCTGCATCGCCTCACTTCCCGGCGCCGATGCCGGTGAACCACTGCGGCTGACTGTTGTCGGCAGCGGTGTCGCCGGTGTGGAGATCGCGTTCTGCGCACCGGCGTTCATTCGAACACTGACGCAGCGGCCGCTAAAGCTGATCATGGTGACGCGCAGCGACTCGATCATGCCAGGCGTCACGCAGGGCACGCGACGGCGGACCGAACAGCATCTGCAGCATCGGGGAATTGAAGTCACGTGCGGCCGGACGGTGACCGCAGTCGAACCTGGCCACGTTGTGCTCGACGACGGAACGACTCGCGACGCCGATGTTGTGATCTGGGCGACGGGTGCGGCCGCGCCGCCGATACTGCGGTGTCTGGATCTGCCGACGTCTCAGCAGGGATTCCTTCTGACAGACGCCTCCCTTCAATGCCTGGACACGCCTTCCGTGTTCGCGGTCGGCGATTCCGGCACCATTCAGGGAGCGGAGCTGCCGAAGGCCGGAGTCTACGCCGTCCGGCAGGGACCCGTTCTTTGGGAAAATCTGCAGCGTGCGCTCAGCAATCGGCCGCTGACGTCGTACGTTCCGCAGCGATCATTTCTGAAGCTCATCAACCTCGGCGACGGCACCGCCATCGGACAATGGAAAGGCCTGTCGTTTTCCGGTGGCTGGGTGTGGAAGCTGAAGGATTCCATCGACACACGATTCATGGAAATGTACCGGCCGAAAGGTTCGATGCTGCATGACGGCTTACCAATGCAGTGCCGTGGCTGTGGTTGCAAGCTGGAAGCCGATGCGCTCGACAGGGCACTTGCGAATACCGTGAGTCCGGACGATGCCGCTGAAATCGGAGGCGACGATTCCGGACAGCTTCTGGCATCAACGGACTTCTTTTCCAGCCCGTTCGACGATCCCTGGCTGTTCGGACGAGTGGCCGCTCTGCACGCAGCCAGTGACCTGGTCGCATCCGGAGCCGCGGTGACGCACGCTCTGGCAAACGTCGTTGTACCGGAAGGCAGCAGTCGCGATCAGCAGCGCGTCCTCCGCGATTTTCTCAGCGGCGCTCGAAGGGAATTCAGCGCAATGCGCGCGGAGGTCGTTGGCGGTCACACGATCGTCGGTCCTCGCTTCGAAGCCGGGTTTACGGTTTTCGGTCGAACAATCGGCACGACTCCGCTGCGAAAAAACGCCCTTCGCGCCGGTGATCAGTTGTGGCTGACGAAATCTCTGGGCATCGGAATCCTGCTGGCCGCGCACATGCGAAGCCGATGTTCCGCTGCACATTACGAATCGGTGATAAGGACGATGCTGCAGCCTCAGCACGCTCTTGCCGCTGCAGCCGTCCGTTCCGGGGTCGCTGCGGCCACGGATGTGACGGGCTTCGGACTCGCCGGTCACCTGCTGGAGATGCTTCACGCAAGCCGCCTGGCGGCAGACTTATGGCTGACCGCACTTCCTTTGCTTGACGGCGTCGCGGAACTCGTGTCGCAGGGAATCGAAAGCAGTCTGGCTCCCGGCAATCGAGTTCGCGAATCGCAGATCGCTGTAACTGACACTGTGCGGGCGGATCCTCGCTACGCCGTCCTGTTCGACCCGCAGACGTGCGGAGGCCTGCTGCTCGGTGTGCCGCAGCAGAACGCGGCCGACTTTCAGTCTGCCATGGTGACCGCTGGTTTCGAGGACTGTGTCCGCATCGGCGAAGTGCGGGGATCGGATGCCGCCACAGCACTGATCGCCATCCGGTGA